The DNA window TGCGGTGGATTTGAACCGGCTGTGCTAATCGAAGCGTATCCGGTCTGCAGCACGCCCGTAGCGTTGCGGCCGGTCTCACGGCAGCGCGGTGGGCGTGTTGGGTCACGATGGGTCGTTGTCGGCCCGCTCACCTGACAGCAAACTGGGCAGCAGTTCAACAAAGCGGCTCCTGGCCATGATCTTGTCGATACCGGCTTCTCGAGCGGCTCTGGCAGTGTCGGCGTCGACGTGAGAGACGAAACCGATCGCGAATCGATCGGGTACGTCCGATTTCCAGCGTCCGGCGGCGGGAATCGCGCCTTCCTGGTTCAGGTCCACAATCAACCGCCGTCCGGCCACAACTGCGAGCCGCGCCGGATCGCGGATATGCACAAGGGCCACGCCGGCGTTCTTCGCCGCTGCGACGACGCGCGACCCGAGAATCAGATCCCGAATCAGGATGACGAGGTCTGACTTCGGGGCCGGTGTTGGTTCGCTGGTTTGCACGGCCGGCATTCTACGTCAAGGTGAAGTTAACCGCCGCCAGGCCAGAGCCGGGCGATGCTCCGATAATCTTTCACTTTCAGCCCAGTTGCTGGCCGATGAAGAGGCCTAAGGGACATCAGCGCGGTTCGCGCCCATCCCTCGTTCAGTGGCCATGGAATGGCCCTGCCATCGTTCACGGATGACAACTCCATGGATCTGTCCACCGTCATCGGTTTCGTCCTCACCTGGGGCATCATCATCTTCTCGATGCACCACGCATCGCACGGTGCGCTGGGTGCCTACATCAAGCCGACGGAAATGCTGCTGGTCTTCGGCGGGTCGCTCGGCGCGGCACTGCTGTCGATGCCGCTGCACAACATCACCGGTTTCGTCGGCAACCTCAAAAAGTGGATCTTCAACAAGGACGCCCACGTCGAGCACACCATCAAGGAAATGGTGAACTTCGCCGAGGTTGCCCGTCGCGATGGCGTACTGGCGCTGGAAACGGTCGCCCGCGAAAACCCCGACCCGTTCCTCCGCCGCGGCTTGCAGCTCACGATCGACGGCACCGATCCCGAGATGATCGAACGCATCATGCGGATCGAGATCGAGGCGATGCAGGAACGCCACAAGCACGGCAAACACTTATTCCACACGCTGGCGAAGTTCGGCCCCGGTTTCGGCCTGATGGCGACGCTCATCGCCCAGGTGGCGATGTTCAAGAGTCTCGGCGGCGACGCGAGCGTGATCGGTAACGCGCTAGCGATCGCACTGACCGGAACGCTCTACGGCTGCATGCTCCAGAACCTGATCGCCGGACCGATCGCCGAGAAGCTCGCACTCCGCAGCCAGGAAGAAACGTTCGCGAAGGAAATCGTTCTGCAGGGCGTCCTCAGTATTCAGGCCGGAAACAATCCGCGCGTCGTTGAAATGCAGTTGCTGAGCTTCCTGAGCAGCAAACAACAGGCGGCGATGCCGAAAGCCGCATAAGGAGTAGGCAGTAGGCAGTAAGCGGTACGCAGAAAAGACATGCTCTTTACTGCGTGCTGCTTACTGCCTACTGCCTACTGACCTCTCATGGCCAAGAAAAAGTGTCCCGAACCCGAAGAATGCCCCGAGTGGATCTTCACCTTCGCCGACCTCGTCATGCTCATGATGGGGTTCTTCGTGATTCTATGGGTGCTTAAGCCCAATCCCGGCAAGAGCGGCGAAGGGGAGATGGACCCCAAGTGGATGGAGGTCGTCGCCAAGATCCGTGAGGCGTTCAAGCATGTGCCTGATCCGGACAGTAAGGATCCGATCGACATGTACATGCTGATGAAGAAAATCGAACAGATCGAGCCGCCGTTGAAAGGGCCCGGCGCAGGCGCAGAGACGAAGGACCGCCCGCAAGGCGCCAACGGCTTTGAACCGCTTGTGATGAACGTCCGGCCGGGCGCTCACGTCGCCGTCGGTGGCCGCCTCGGCTTCGAAAAGGGTGACGCGAGCATGACGGCCGATACCACCCGCGTCGCCGACGAGATCATCAAGCGTATTCGCGGGCATCGAAACATCCTCCAGGTCAAAGGGCATGTGTCGCTGGACGACTTTGCCGATTCGGCCGAGCCGCAGAAGTTCATGGACCTGTCGCTACGCCGGGCACAGGTGATCGCCGACTACTTTGTCGCCAAGGGGATCTCGCCCGACGTGGTTCGCGTACAGGGTTGCAGCACGTTCGAGCCGGTGGTGCAGCGGGCGTACGGCGAAGACGCGTTGTCGCTGAACCGCCGGGTGGAGGTCGAGGTAAGCAACACGCCGGTCCCCGACCGCCAGGGTTCGGGAGCGGCGGGCGTCGTCAAGCCGCTGTCGGTGACGAGTGAGCCGGCGCTCAGCAATGCACCGGTGGGCCCGGCACACTAGTGGTGCATTCCTGATTGTCTGCGCCACACGTTCGAAAACCACGGGCAAGCGTACTTGCCCATTCCACAAAGGCACGGCACGCTCTTATCAACGTTTTACCTTGAACCGATGGACATTCGGCCACGTACCGATATACTGCTCTACGACAACTGCACGCCTTCGATCGTCTAGACCCCGCGTTCCGCGGCATTCCTGACCTCACTCGAGCCCAGTTGTAGCGCACTTACCGGCCTTTTCGGCGCTTGCCGTGGTCTCTTGGTTTTGGTGCGCATCGTCCGTTCCCTCGCCGTTTCTCCGTATCAGTCGGCCTTTGGCCTGCTGAACTATCGGACCTCGGCCTGGCCGGACTCACCAAGAACAAGGTGACCGATGCTGTTTGCTGATTTGAAGTTGTCTCCGCTTATCCTGCGCGCTCTCGAAATCGAGGGCTACGAAGTTGCCACGCCGATTCAGGCACAGGCAATTCCCCACGTTCTGGCCGGCAAGGATGTCCTGGGCTCTGCCCAGACCGGCACCGGCAAGACCGCGGCCTTTGCCCTGCCGATTCTGAACAAGATTGCCGAGAAAGCGGCCTCTCCCACCGACGGCCGTCGCCGACCGTCGGCGCTGATCCTCTGTCCCACCCGCGAACTGGCCGCCCAGATCGGCGCAGGCTTCAAGGCTTACGGCCGAGAAGTGAAGGCCCGCTACAGCGTGATCTTCGGCGGTGTCAGCCAGGGCATTCAGATCGATTCGCTCCGCTCGGGTGTCGATGTCATCATCGCCACGCCCGGCCGGCTGCTCGACCTGATGAACCAGGGGCAGGTTGACCTGTCATATATCCAGACGCTCGTCCTCGACGAAGCCGACCGGATGCTCGACATGGGCTTCATCCACGACATCAAGCGAATCATCGCCAAGCTGCCGACCAAGAAGCAGACGTTGATGTTCTCGGCCACGATGCCGAACGAAATCAAGCGTCTCGCCGACAACCTGCTGAAGCACCCCGTCACGGTGTCGGTGGCGCCGGTGTCGCAGGTCGCCGACCGCATTGACGAGCGTGTCTACTTCGTCGCCAAGGCGACCAAGCCGCAGCTGCTGGCCCACCTCGTGAAAGACCTGCCGATGCACCGGGCGATCGTCTTCACCCGCACCAAGCACGGCGCAGACCGCGTCGTCCGCAAGCTGTTGGCCCACGGTATCGAGTCGGCCGCGATCCACGGCAACAAGAGCCAGAACAACCGCAGCCGCGCCCTCAGCCAGTTCAAGAACGACAAGATCGGCGTGCTGGTGGCGACGGACATTGCCGCCCGCGGCATCGATATCGACGGCGTCACCCACGTGGTCAACTACGACCTGACGCACGAACCCGAAACCTACGTGCATCGCATTGGCCGAACGGCCCGCGCCGGTGCCAGTGGGGCGGCTGTCAGCTTCTGCGACCACGACGAACGCCAGAACCTGACGGCGATCGAACGGCTGGTCAAGCGGAAGATCGCAGTGGCCCCGACGCCGACCGACGACCTTCCGGCGGCTGTAGCGGACCCGCGCGACGACCGCCGTAACCGCGACGACGACCGTCCGTCGCGTCACTCTGCCGGACGCGGCGTCCGTTCGAACGAATCGGGCGGCGAGCGTCATTCCTCCGGCGGCGAGCGCCGGGCGTTTGAGCCGCGTCGTCATGAATCCCGTCCGCCGACCGGCGAACGCCGTTCTGGACCTTCAGGATCGTCGCATCGTTCCAGCGGGGCCCAGCCGCGCGAGTTTTCTCCAGCCGGCAAGCCGGCACTGCGGACTT is part of the Humisphaera borealis genome and encodes:
- a CDS encoding motility protein A, with the translated sequence MDLSTVIGFVLTWGIIIFSMHHASHGALGAYIKPTEMLLVFGGSLGAALLSMPLHNITGFVGNLKKWIFNKDAHVEHTIKEMVNFAEVARRDGVLALETVARENPDPFLRRGLQLTIDGTDPEMIERIMRIEIEAMQERHKHGKHLFHTLAKFGPGFGLMATLIAQVAMFKSLGGDASVIGNALAIALTGTLYGCMLQNLIAGPIAEKLALRSQEETFAKEIVLQGVLSIQAGNNPRVVEMQLLSFLSSKQQAAMPKAA
- a CDS encoding flagellar motor protein MotB is translated as MAKKKCPEPEECPEWIFTFADLVMLMMGFFVILWVLKPNPGKSGEGEMDPKWMEVVAKIREAFKHVPDPDSKDPIDMYMLMKKIEQIEPPLKGPGAGAETKDRPQGANGFEPLVMNVRPGAHVAVGGRLGFEKGDASMTADTTRVADEIIKRIRGHRNILQVKGHVSLDDFADSAEPQKFMDLSLRRAQVIADYFVAKGISPDVVRVQGCSTFEPVVQRAYGEDALSLNRRVEVEVSNTPVPDRQGSGAAGVVKPLSVTSEPALSNAPVGPAH
- a CDS encoding DEAD/DEAH box helicase — its product is MLFADLKLSPLILRALEIEGYEVATPIQAQAIPHVLAGKDVLGSAQTGTGKTAAFALPILNKIAEKAASPTDGRRRPSALILCPTRELAAQIGAGFKAYGREVKARYSVIFGGVSQGIQIDSLRSGVDVIIATPGRLLDLMNQGQVDLSYIQTLVLDEADRMLDMGFIHDIKRIIAKLPTKKQTLMFSATMPNEIKRLADNLLKHPVTVSVAPVSQVADRIDERVYFVAKATKPQLLAHLVKDLPMHRAIVFTRTKHGADRVVRKLLAHGIESAAIHGNKSQNNRSRALSQFKNDKIGVLVATDIAARGIDIDGVTHVVNYDLTHEPETYVHRIGRTARAGASGAAVSFCDHDERQNLTAIERLVKRKIAVAPTPTDDLPAAVADPRDDRRNRDDDRPSRHSAGRGVRSNESGGERHSSGGERRAFEPRRHESRPPTGERRSGPSGSSHRSSGAQPREFSPAGKPALRTSHGPSGHGGGGHGKPSHPRAPHAAGSSKPHMRNSAGAHPREFPSSGPARHPLHAVAGNSSGGYRSGGPAKKSYRKGPGRPTGRAPVSGGRSGR